The uncultured Desulfobulbus sp. genome window below encodes:
- a CDS encoding flavodoxin family protein — MKILNIIGSPRKNGTSSRIAHAFTETAAAYGASVIDYPLNTMHYRGCQGCEGCHTRAERCVLLDDVTHLLEEMYSADVVVFSSPIYFGDTCGQFKLFYDRMYSLINTDQANDADNSSRLPPGKVAVLILAHVERAGVYNDVQERYTDYLEIYGFEVHSIIAGGLPLPSNSDIDEHLEAASKLARELIRAE; from the coding sequence TTGAAAATATTAAATATTATCGGTAGTCCCAGAAAAAATGGAACCAGCAGCCGCATTGCTCATGCCTTTACGGAAACAGCAGCGGCCTACGGGGCCAGCGTCATTGATTACCCCCTCAATACCATGCATTACCGTGGTTGTCAGGGGTGTGAAGGGTGTCATACCCGTGCTGAACGCTGTGTGCTTCTCGATGATGTGACCCATCTCTTGGAAGAGATGTACAGTGCGGACGTGGTTGTTTTTTCCTCACCCATTTATTTTGGCGATACCTGTGGTCAATTCAAGCTGTTTTATGATCGCATGTATTCACTGATCAATACCGACCAGGCCAATGATGCAGACAACAGTAGCCGTTTACCTCCTGGAAAGGTTGCGGTGCTTATTCTTGCTCATGTGGAACGAGCGGGCGTCTATAACGATGTGCAGGAGCGTTATACTGATTATCTGGAGATTTATGGCTTTGAAGTACACTCCATTATCGCCGGTGGCCTACCTTTACCATCCAATTCCGATATTGATGAGCATCTTGAAGCGGCAAGTAAGCTGGCCCGTGAATTGATTCGAGCAGAGTAA
- the tsaA gene encoding tRNA (N6-threonylcarbamoyladenosine(37)-N6)-methyltransferase TrmO — protein MATLPPKGTYMTQSTITFSPIGIIHSEHTVAKETPIQPTYAKGCRGTVEIFPEFSQGLQDLAGFSHLYLVTHLHQAPEPQLIVKPFLQDVPRGVFSTRAPCRPNAIGLSIVELVGIEGSTLLLDSVDILDGTPLLDLKPYCAKFDLIMNTRNGWQDEVDEATAQKRGLREYGANK, from the coding sequence GTGGCAACTCTGCCGCCCAAAGGTACCTACATGACCCAATCCACGATTACATTTTCTCCCATTGGCATCATTCACAGCGAACATACCGTTGCCAAAGAAACCCCAATCCAACCCACCTACGCCAAAGGCTGTCGAGGGACAGTAGAAATATTCCCTGAGTTCAGCCAAGGTCTTCAAGATCTGGCCGGCTTTTCTCATCTCTACCTGGTGACTCATCTCCATCAGGCACCAGAACCACAACTCATTGTAAAGCCTTTTCTTCAGGATGTCCCTCGTGGGGTTTTTTCTACTCGGGCCCCTTGTCGTCCCAACGCTATCGGCCTGAGCATCGTCGAACTGGTTGGGATTGAGGGATCCACCCTGCTGCTTGACAGCGTCGACATTCTCGACGGGACGCCACTCTTGGACCTTAAGCCGTATTGCGCCAAATTTGATCTCATCATGAACACCCGCAATGGCTGGCAGGACGAGGTCGATGAGGCAACTGCCCAGAAACGAGGCCTGCGTGAATACGGCGCAAACAAATAA
- a CDS encoding PaaI family thioesterase, translating into MDESNSHDHCLLCGAYHPHSWNLRFTPVDGGEVVSTFIAGKDLQGYDDLVHGGVICSLLDAAMTHCLFHQSIQAVTGDLRVRFLQPVSCEVPLELRARLLFTCPPLYQLRAELRCDGQLMAKAEGKFMRRGCHDNIDKIPANQNNHSCK; encoded by the coding sequence GTGGACGAATCAAACAGTCACGACCATTGCCTGCTCTGTGGCGCCTACCATCCTCACTCGTGGAACCTGCGCTTCACTCCCGTGGATGGAGGTGAAGTTGTCTCCACCTTTATCGCAGGCAAAGACCTGCAGGGCTACGATGATCTTGTTCATGGGGGTGTCATCTGTTCGCTTTTAGACGCTGCCATGACCCACTGCTTGTTTCACCAATCTATTCAGGCCGTCACGGGAGATTTACGGGTTCGCTTTCTCCAACCTGTTTCCTGTGAGGTACCATTGGAACTTCGGGCCAGGCTGCTCTTCACCTGCCCGCCGCTTTACCAATTGCGGGCAGAACTGCGATGCGACGGACAACTGATGGCCAAAGCCGAGGGAAAATTTATGCGACGAGGTTGCCATGACAACATCGACAAGATCCCGGCAAATCAGAATAACCATTCTTGTAAATAA